The Plutella xylostella chromosome 12, ilPluXylo3.1, whole genome shotgun sequence genome includes a window with the following:
- the LOC105383276 gene encoding UDP-galactose transporter senju has protein sequence MREWNKLFPNKEAFIIFFLYIVLFVFQGVFVTASKTEYGGYNYNTTLVVFMSELLKLVASATLYTYRRENKPNIFEAVMINHKLLFLYFIPSLLYCFYNNLAFINLAHYDPTTYYILLQFRVVLTAILFQCLFNKKLGFMQWISLAVLTVGCMIKNIDAAAVQSGGAATDTSVWATIFSVYTISINFQNFCSCLAGTYNEYLLKTQGSDVDIFLQNVFMYLDSVVCNLIFLTFKGELCDVFEDFKMLGDTYVILIIVNSAIVGIVTSFFLKNLNSILKTYASALELIITAVVCYLLFGILITRYTVISICLVSIAVAMYFKNPVNNVLGSDMEAKDKKELLLPIVVTEND, from the exons ATGAGAGAATGGAATAAATTGTTCCCCAACAAAGAAgctttcattatatttttcttgtaTATCGTTCTCTTTGTATTCCAAG GGGTTTTTGTAACAGCTTCCAAGACAGAGTATGGCGGCTACAACTACAACACGACGCTGGTGGTGTTCATGTCGGAGCTGCTCAAGCTGGTCGCTTCCGCAACCCTCTACACTTACAGGAGGGA AAACAAGCCAAATATATTCGAAGCTGTTATGATAAATCATAAACTGCTGTTTCTGTACTTCATACCATCACTGctctattgtttttataacaatttaGCTTTCATTAATCTGGCCCATTATGATCCAACCACATACTACATTTTACTGCAGTTCAGAGTTGTTTTAACAGCTATATTATTCCAG TGCTTATTTAACAAGAAGTTGGGATTCATGCAATGGATATCGTTAGCAGTGCTAACAGTTGGATGTATGATCAAGAACATCGACGCAGCGGCCGTGCAGTCCGGAGGCGCCGCCACTGACACCAGTGTTTGGGCAACAATATTCAGTGTTTACACAATATCtattaatttccaaaacttctGCTCTTGCTTAGCCGGCACATACAATGAGTATTTATTGAAAACTCAGGGGTCCGATGTGGACATATTTCTACAGAATGTCTTTATGTATCTTGACTCTGTAGTTTGCAATTTAATCTTTCTTACATTTAAAGGTGAATTGTGTGATGTGTTCGAGGATTTCAAGATGCTAGGCGACACTTACGTGATACTTATAATTGTAAATAGCGCGATAGTTGGTATAGTAACAAGTTTTTTCCTAAAGAATCTCAATTCTATATTGAAGACATATGCTAGTGCATTAGAATTAATAATCACAGCTGTAGTGTGTTATTTACTGTTTGGTATACTGATCACGAGGTATACTGTGATCTCGATATGTTTAGTGAGCATAGCTGTTGCCATGTATTTTAAGAATCCAGTGAATAATGTTTTAGGCAGTGATATGGAAGCCAAAGATAAAAAGGAATTATTGTTACCGATAGTTGTGACCGAAAAtgactaa
- the LOC105395882 gene encoding 5'-AMP-activated protein kinase subunit beta-1 isoform X1 has protein sequence MGNAGSNHPKEWSRDTSAKTPDIAPSSPTKEGEAFTFDKKVDDDRSGRDDDNNIEDGAPYYTKAAPESDEEFVRRERSNTLTSQSKEVDELKVLPTVFKWEGGGKQVFISGTFTEWKTIPMVKSHGDFVTIIDLPEGEHQYKYFVDGEWRHDPTVKLVDNGMGSKNNMVSVKLSDFEVFQALAKDSEGIHSGAQTEYSQEIPQSKPWEKVSGPPILPPHLLQVILNKDTPLSCEPTLLPEPNHVMLNHLYALSIKDGVMVLSATHRYRKKYVTTLLYKPI, from the exons ATGGGGAACGCTGGCAGTAATCACCCAAAAGAGTGGAGCAGGGACACGAGTGCGAAAACACCAGATATTGCGCCGTCCTCGCCAACTAAGGAAGGAGAGGCCTTCACATTCGACAAAAAGGTAGACGACGACCGCAGCGGTCGGGATGATGACAATAACATTGAAGACGGAGCTCCGTACTACACTAAAGCAGCGCCTGAGAGCGACGAAGAGTTTGTCCGCAGGGAGCGATCCAATACGTTGACCAGTCAAAGCAAAGAGGTTGATGAGCTAAAAGTATTACCTACAGTATTCAAGTGGGAGGGTGGAGGTAAACAG GTGTTTATCAGTGGAACATTTACTGAATGGAAAACTATACCAATGGTGAAGTCACACGGAGATTTCGTCACAATAATAGACTTGCCAGAAGGAGAGCACCAGTACAAATACTTTGTTGATGGTGAATGGCGCCATGACCCTACAGTG AAATTGGTGGACAATGGGATGGGGTCTAAAAATAACATGGTGTCTGTGAAACTGTCAGATTTTGAAGTGTTCCAAGCACTGGCCAAGGACAGCGAAGGCATCCACAGCGGTGCCCAGACTGAATACTCACAG GAGATACCTCAATCGAAGCCGTGGGAGAAAGTGTCGGGGCCCCCGATACTCCCGCCGCACCTGCTACaagttattttaaacaaagacaCACCCTTATCT TGCGAGCCGACCTTGCTTCCGGAGCCCAACCACGTCATGTTGAACCATCTGTACGCGCTGTCGATCAAAGATGGCGTCATGGTCCTCTCAGCCACGCACAGATACAGAAAGAAGTACGTCACCACTCTACTCTACAAGCCAATTTAA
- the LOC105383277 gene encoding TBC1 domain family member 23, with protein sequence MAGDEDDSTWLIELESALLDGCSAQEINLLTKGKKIPESLRPDVWLLCLRCHDAGNQLIMFDEIFDLPNQSELRDQVRKFVKKLGNDEDDKLAVASDLESIMTFYCKSKSVRYSADNGWIEILLPLLSLKLPRADTYNLFEKILKLYVPKGCVKNGVPFHILRLLLQYHDPELCSFLDTKRITPEQYCLPWLQSLFAGTCNLDVVLFMWDLYFQRSDPFFIFFLCLIMIINAREQLLQMQNEDKSAIIQAVTGMPADLEANDVSDFCSLANYYSLKTPVSFRDDVLELLFSDCELEINSKLYSQALCLPVAVHELVESATVDAALDVESIKFFLVDCRPAEQYNAGHLSTAFHLDCNLMLQEPNAFNTAVQGLLNAQRQALAAGSLAAGEHLCFVGSGRTEEDSYAHMVVASFLKKNTKHVSMLDGGFVAIHDYFGAHMTDCLEEHNPQACLVCAPSNNNNSPMNMQERSRENIPSVQLFSKLSSAMKAKSQEVKGKLIDYIVNPTATPGNGEWHVSANDKKDRRYRNVPPVFSINDEEDESKLELRRDVTDSNSNEEIVDINKFLKELNVVNSFQCQEVLLNGYMLDSFLVVTETHLVILREIPNKQGVAKVMARRPLSTIVKITAKKRHPELITFKYGVPDGDNLLIKDMNRFLIPNAAAATKLVSNQIVQQLDNKS encoded by the exons aTGGCTGGAGACGAAGACGATAGTACATG GCTGATTGAACTAGAATCAGCTTTACTTGATGGGTGCTCTGCTCAAGAAATAAATCTTTTGACGAAAGGGAAGAAAATACCAGAAAGTCTCCGTCCAGATGTATGGTTATTATGTCTACGCTGCCATGATGCTGGCAACCAACTTATTATGTTTGATGAAATATTTGACCTTCCCAACCAAAGTGAGCTCCGTGATCAAGTAAGGAAGTTTGTCAAAAAACTTGGCAATGATGAAGATGACAAACTTGCAGTAGCATCAGACCTTGAGTCCATTATGACATTCTACTGTAAATCTAAGTCAGTACGTTATAGTGCTGACAATGGCTGGATAGAAATTTTGCTGCCGTTATTGAGTTTAAAGCTTCCAAGAGCTGACAcctataatttgtttgaaaaaatctTGAAACTGTATGTTCCAAAGGGATGTGTTAAAAATGGTGTACCATTCCACATTCTTCGATTGTTACTTCAGTATCATGACCCTGAATTGTGTTCATTCCTTGACACCAAAAGAATTACTCCAGAGCAATACTGCCTGCCATGGTTGCAATCTCTTTTTGCTGGCACTTGCAATTTAGATGTGGTCCTTTTTATGTGGGATCTATACTTTCAAAGATCAGAtccattttttatatttttcctttgCTTGATTATGATCATAAATGCAAGAGAACAATTACTGCAAATGCAAAATGAAGATAAATCTGCTATAATCCAGGCAGTTACTGGAATGCCAGCTGACCTAGAGGCAAATGACGTATCTGACTTCTGTTCTTTAGCCAACTACTATTCCCTTAAAACCCCAGTATCATTCAGAGATGATGTAttggaattattattttctgattGTGAACTAGAAATTAACTCTAAATTATATTCACAAGCACTATGTCTGCCAGTGGCTGTGCATGAGTTGGTAGAGAGTGCTACGGTTGATGCTGCACTTGATGTAGAGAGCATAAAGTTTTTCCTTGTGGATTGTCGACCAGCAGAGCAGTACAATGCTGGCCATTTGTCAACTGCCTTTCATCTTGACTGCAACCTCATGCTGCAGGAACCTAATGCTTTTAACACAGCAGTGCAAGGATTACTGAATGCACAGAGACAGGCCTTAGCAGCCGGATCCCTGGCTGCTGGCGAACACCTGTGTTTTGTGGGATCAGGCAGAACAGAAGAAGACAGCTATGCTCATATGGTGGTTGCCTCATTTCTGAAGAAAAACACGAAACATGTCTCAATGCTAGACGGGGGTTTTGTTGCTATTCATGATTATTTTGGGGCTCACATGACAGATTGTTTGGAAGAGCATAATCCTCAAGCCTGTTTAGTTTGTGCACCCAGCAATAATAACAATAGCCCCATGAATATGCAAGAGAGAAGTAGAGAAAACATTCCATCAGTTCAACTGTTTAGTAAACTTTCATCTGCCATGAAAGCTAAAAGTCAAGAAGTGAAAGGAAAATTAATTGATTACATTGTTAATCCAACTGCCACACCAGGAAATGGAGAGTGGCACGTTTCAGCCAATGACAAAAAAGATCGTAGATACAGGAATGTCCCGCCAGTATTCAGCATCAATGACGAAGAAGACGAATCCAAGTTGGAACTCCGTAGAGATGTGACTGATTCTAATTCGAATGAAGAAATAGTCGATATCAATAAGTTTTTGAAAGAACTGAATGTGGTCAACAGCTTTCAATGCCAAGAAGTTTTACTAAATGGATACATGTTGGATTCCTTTTTAGTAGTAACTGAGACGCACTTAGTTATATTACGTGAAATACCTAACAAACAAGGAGTCGCCAAAGTTATGGCCCGGCGGCCATTATCCACCATAGTCAAAATTACAGCAAAGAAGAGGCATCCTGAACTTATAACATTTAAGTATGGAGTTCCTGATGGAGACAACTTATTAATTAAAGACATGAACAGGTTTCTTATTCCAAATGCAGCAGCAGCAACGAAATTGGTTTCCAACCAAATAGTCCAACAGTTGGATAATAAATCGTAA
- the LOC105395882 gene encoding 5'-AMP-activated protein kinase subunit beta-1 isoform X2 codes for MGNAGSNHPKEWSRDTSAKTPDIAPSSPTKEGEAFTFDKKVDDDRSGRDDDNNIEDGAPYYTKAAPESDEEFVRRERSNTLTSQSKEVDELKVLPTVFKWEGGGKQVFISGTFTEWKTIPMVKSHGDFVTIIDLPEGEHQYKYFVDGEWRHDPTKLVDNGMGSKNNMVSVKLSDFEVFQALAKDSEGIHSGAQTEYSQEIPQSKPWEKVSGPPILPPHLLQVILNKDTPLSCEPTLLPEPNHVMLNHLYALSIKDGVMVLSATHRYRKKYVTTLLYKPI; via the exons ATGGGGAACGCTGGCAGTAATCACCCAAAAGAGTGGAGCAGGGACACGAGTGCGAAAACACCAGATATTGCGCCGTCCTCGCCAACTAAGGAAGGAGAGGCCTTCACATTCGACAAAAAGGTAGACGACGACCGCAGCGGTCGGGATGATGACAATAACATTGAAGACGGAGCTCCGTACTACACTAAAGCAGCGCCTGAGAGCGACGAAGAGTTTGTCCGCAGGGAGCGATCCAATACGTTGACCAGTCAAAGCAAAGAGGTTGATGAGCTAAAAGTATTACCTACAGTATTCAAGTGGGAGGGTGGAGGTAAACAG GTGTTTATCAGTGGAACATTTACTGAATGGAAAACTATACCAATGGTGAAGTCACACGGAGATTTCGTCACAATAATAGACTTGCCAGAAGGAGAGCACCAGTACAAATACTTTGTTGATGGTGAATGGCGCCATGACCCTACA AAATTGGTGGACAATGGGATGGGGTCTAAAAATAACATGGTGTCTGTGAAACTGTCAGATTTTGAAGTGTTCCAAGCACTGGCCAAGGACAGCGAAGGCATCCACAGCGGTGCCCAGACTGAATACTCACAG GAGATACCTCAATCGAAGCCGTGGGAGAAAGTGTCGGGGCCCCCGATACTCCCGCCGCACCTGCTACaagttattttaaacaaagacaCACCCTTATCT TGCGAGCCGACCTTGCTTCCGGAGCCCAACCACGTCATGTTGAACCATCTGTACGCGCTGTCGATCAAAGATGGCGTCATGGTCCTCTCAGCCACGCACAGATACAGAAAGAAGTACGTCACCACTCTACTCTACAAGCCAATTTAA